Proteins encoded together in one Olsenella timonensis window:
- a CDS encoding ABC transporter ATP-binding protein/permease: MMINGRLVGLVPESRRYVALGVGLQWVALVANVCLVTAVCRLLGHVYDRAPAPRDLAVTAAVALLAVAVRALCASGASWASSRASRSVKRRLRPLIYEKLLRLGPSYREHALTSEVVQVSVEGVDQLETYFGSYLPQLFYALLAPLTLFAVLAPVSLVAAVVLLVCVPLIPVAIAAVQTWAKRLLSKYWGSYTALGDTFLENLQGLTTLKVYGADEMKQQEMNERAEEFRRITMRVLVMQLNSIAIMDVVAYGGAAAGIAVGLLQLRSGAVDLVGCLMITLLAADYFLPMRQLGSFFHIAMNGMAASDKIFRLLDAEEPVAGTKPFPARLDIRAAGLGFAYQGEDGPRPALCDVDLVVPEGSLTAVVGASGCGKSTLAAVLMGRNRGYTGSLSVGGVELSEIDAADLMRHMTYVGHQSYLFRGTVRENLLAAKPGATDDELWEALERTRLAGFLRAGQGLETRLAEQASNLSGGQRQRLALARALLHDARVYIFDEAASNVDVESEDAIMAAITELARARADRTVLLISHRLASVAGADQIVVLADGAVAESGTHDELVACGGAYAALWGAQQELESLGVEGAVA, from the coding sequence ATGATGATCAACGGACGGCTCGTGGGGCTGGTTCCCGAGAGCAGGCGTTACGTCGCGCTGGGCGTCGGCCTCCAGTGGGTCGCCCTCGTCGCGAACGTCTGCCTGGTCACGGCGGTCTGCCGGCTGCTCGGCCACGTCTACGATCGCGCGCCGGCGCCGCGCGACCTCGCCGTGACCGCCGCCGTCGCCCTTCTCGCCGTGGCCGTGCGCGCGCTCTGCGCGAGCGGGGCGTCCTGGGCGAGCTCGCGCGCCTCCCGCTCGGTGAAGCGCCGGCTGCGCCCCCTCATCTATGAGAAGCTCCTGCGCCTTGGGCCCTCGTACCGGGAGCACGCGCTCACCTCCGAGGTCGTGCAGGTCTCGGTCGAGGGGGTCGACCAGCTCGAGACCTACTTTGGCTCCTACCTCCCCCAGCTCTTCTATGCCCTGCTCGCCCCCCTCACGCTCTTTGCCGTTCTCGCGCCGGTGAGTCTGGTGGCGGCCGTGGTGCTGCTCGTCTGCGTGCCGCTCATCCCCGTCGCCATCGCTGCCGTCCAGACGTGGGCGAAGCGGCTCCTCTCTAAGTACTGGGGGAGCTACACCGCGCTCGGCGACACTTTCCTCGAGAACCTGCAGGGACTCACGACCCTCAAGGTCTACGGGGCCGACGAGATGAAGCAGCAAGAGATGAACGAGCGTGCCGAGGAGTTCCGCCGCATCACCATGCGCGTGCTCGTCATGCAGCTCAACTCCATCGCCATCATGGACGTCGTCGCCTACGGGGGTGCTGCGGCGGGCATTGCCGTTGGCCTGCTCCAGCTCCGGTCGGGGGCCGTCGACCTTGTCGGCTGCCTCATGATCACGCTGCTCGCTGCCGACTACTTCCTTCCCATGCGCCAGCTCGGCTCGTTCTTTCACATCGCCATGAACGGCATGGCGGCGAGCGACAAGATCTTTCGCCTGCTCGACGCCGAGGAGCCCGTGGCAGGCACGAAGCCCTTCCCGGCGCGCTTGGACATCCGGGCCGCGGGGCTTGGGTTCGCCTACCAGGGGGAGGACGGCCCGCGACCCGCCCTCTGCGACGTTGACCTCGTGGTCCCCGAGGGATCGCTCACGGCGGTCGTGGGCGCGAGCGGGTGCGGAAAGTCGACGCTCGCCGCGGTGCTCATGGGCAGGAACCGCGGCTACACGGGCTCGCTCTCCGTGGGCGGCGTCGAGCTCTCCGAGATTGACGCCGCCGACCTCATGCGTCACATGACCTACGTTGGCCACCAGAGCTACCTCTTCAGGGGGACGGTGCGCGAGAACCTGCTCGCCGCCAAGCCGGGTGCCACCGATGACGAGCTCTGGGAGGCGCTCGAGAGGACGCGGCTCGCTGGCTTCCTGCGCGCCGGCCAGGGGCTCGAGACGCGCCTCGCCGAGCAGGCGTCGAACCTCTCCGGCGGCCAGCGCCAGCGCCTCGCGCTCGCCCGCGCGCTGCTGCACGACGCGCGCGTCTACATCTTCGACGAGGCTGCCTCGAACGTGGACGTGGAGAGCGAGGACGCCATCATGGCGGCCATCACAGAGCTCGCGCGCGCACGAGCCGACAGGACCGTGCTCCTCATCTCGCACCGCCTGGCGAGCGTGGCGGGCGCGGACCAGATCGTGGTGCTCGCGGACGGCGCGGTCGCAGAATCGGGCACCCACGACGAGCTCGTCGCCTGCGGCGGGGCGTACGCCGCGCTGTGGGGCGCGCAGCAGGAGCTCGAGAGCCTCGGCGTGGAGGGGGCGGTCGCATGA
- the cydC gene encoding thiol reductant ABC exporter subunit CydC, with amino-acid sequence MARLVGLVRPLAGYMALAVAMGLVGHLCATALTVLGAYGALAVVGEVAAPLAGFVGAMALCAVARGALRYGEQACNHFIAFKLLALIRDRVFRALRRLAPAKLEGRGKGELISLITSDIELLEVFYAHTISPTLIALAFCAVLVVFIGSFDALLGAYAALAYVVVGVAMPWLASRASGDDGLLLRTRSGELAGFVLDSLRGLDEIQQYGRGAERLGELRARTDALAADEGRLKRVAGVSSAASGAVVLVLDVGMLLLAAWVAPGDGTLAGVLVPTVALMGSFGPTLALASLGSTLQATFAAGNRVIDILDEEPRVEDVCGREPTAFSGAAARDVTFSYDDEPVLRGVTLEASEGEVIGITGRSGSGKSTLLKLFMRFWVPDAGRVEVSGRDVSDVNSSDLRDMESYVTQDTHLFRDSIRQNLRIARLDATDEQIEEACRKASVHDFICSLPQGYDTPVGELGDTLSGGERQRIGLARAFLHDAPFLLLDEPTSNLDSLNEAVVLRSVAAERDGRTVLLVSHRASTMRIADRVISVERGRVC; translated from the coding sequence ATGGCGCGGCTCGTTGGGCTGGTGCGCCCGCTCGCGGGCTACATGGCGCTCGCCGTGGCGATGGGGCTCGTCGGGCACCTGTGCGCCACGGCCCTCACCGTGCTCGGGGCGTACGGAGCGCTCGCCGTGGTGGGGGAGGTTGCGGCGCCGCTCGCGGGCTTCGTGGGCGCGATGGCGCTCTGCGCGGTCGCCCGTGGCGCGCTGCGCTACGGCGAGCAGGCGTGCAACCACTTCATTGCCTTCAAGCTCCTCGCGCTCATCCGTGACCGCGTCTTCCGGGCCCTGCGCCGGCTCGCCCCCGCCAAGCTCGAGGGGCGCGGCAAGGGGGAGCTCATCTCCCTCATCACCTCCGACATTGAGCTGCTCGAGGTGTTCTACGCACACACCATCTCGCCGACGCTCATCGCGCTCGCGTTCTGCGCCGTCCTCGTTGTCTTCATCGGGTCGTTCGACGCCCTGCTCGGCGCGTACGCGGCGCTCGCGTACGTGGTGGTCGGGGTCGCGATGCCGTGGCTGGCGTCGCGAGCAAGCGGCGACGACGGCCTGCTCCTGCGCACGCGCTCGGGCGAGCTCGCGGGATTCGTCCTCGACAGCCTGCGCGGCCTCGACGAGATCCAGCAGTACGGGCGAGGAGCCGAGCGCCTGGGGGAGCTCCGCGCGCGAACGGACGCGCTCGCCGCGGACGAGGGCCGCCTGAAGCGCGTCGCGGGCGTGAGCTCGGCCGCCTCGGGCGCGGTCGTCCTCGTCCTCGACGTTGGCATGCTCCTTCTCGCCGCGTGGGTCGCCCCGGGGGACGGGACGCTCGCGGGGGTGCTCGTGCCCACAGTGGCGCTCATGGGGTCGTTCGGCCCCACGCTCGCCCTCGCGAGCCTGGGCAGCACGCTGCAGGCTACCTTCGCGGCAGGCAACCGCGTCATCGACATCCTGGACGAGGAGCCACGCGTGGAGGACGTCTGCGGCCGCGAGCCGACGGCCTTCTCCGGGGCGGCGGCGCGGGACGTGACCTTCTCATACGACGACGAGCCGGTGCTGCGCGGCGTGACCCTCGAGGCTTCCGAAGGCGAGGTCATCGGCATCACGGGCAGGAGCGGGAGCGGCAAGTCCACGCTGCTCAAGCTCTTCATGCGCTTCTGGGTGCCGGACGCGGGCAGGGTGGAGGTCTCGGGCAGGGACGTGTCCGACGTCAACAGCTCCGACCTGCGCGACATGGAGTCCTACGTCACCCAGGACACCCACCTCTTCCGGGACAGCATCAGGCAGAACCTGAGGATTGCAAGGCTCGACGCTACGGACGAGCAGATTGAGGAGGCCTGCCGCAAGGCGTCCGTGCACGACTTCATCTGCTCGCTGCCGCAGGGCTACGACACCCCGGTGGGGGAGCTCGGCGACACGCTCTCCGGAGGGGAGCGCCAGCGAATCGGGCTCGCCCGCGCGTTCCTGCACGACGCCCCGTTCCTCCTGCTCGACGAGCCGACGAGCAACCTCGACAGCCTCAACGAGGCGGTGGTCCTGCGCTCCGTCGCGGCGGAGCGCGACGGCAGGACCGTGCTGCTCGTCTCGCACCGGGCCTCGACGATGCGGATCGCCGACAGGGTGATCTCCGTCGAGCGCGGGAGGGTGTGCTGA
- a CDS encoding nitrous oxide-stimulated promoter family protein, whose product MAREDSARVAAKREREKRMVSEMIALWCRAKHGTRRGELCPECAELAAYARLRSDRCPFMEEKTFCSNCRVHCYAPAMRERIRAVMRFAGPRMVFHHPVAALRHVYETRAERRRLSSEEAR is encoded by the coding sequence ATGGCCCGCGAGGACTCCGCGCGCGTGGCGGCCAAGCGCGAGCGCGAGAAGCGCATGGTCTCCGAGATGATCGCGCTGTGGTGCCGGGCCAAGCACGGGACGAGGCGCGGCGAGCTCTGCCCGGAGTGCGCCGAGCTCGCCGCCTACGCGCGCCTTCGCAGCGACCGATGCCCGTTCATGGAGGAGAAGACCTTCTGCTCCAACTGCCGGGTGCACTGCTACGCGCCCGCGATGCGCGAGAGAATCCGCGCGGTCATGCGCTTCGCCGGCCCGAGGATGGTCTTCCACCACCCCGTGGCGGCGCTGCGACACGTTTACGAGACCCGGGCCGAGAGGCGCCGGCTGAGCAGCGAGGAGGCACGATGA
- a CDS encoding YbaN family protein, protein MNVKKALLVALGCVGLALGAVGAVVPLLPAFPFLMLAAFCFAKSSERLHAWFTGTSLYKKNLESYVAGQGMDWATKIRVMVTVTVLMSIGFVMMHAVRVGQVVLFCVWVFHILYFCFVVKTRRAAA, encoded by the coding sequence ATGAACGTCAAGAAGGCCCTGCTGGTAGCGTTGGGATGCGTCGGGCTTGCTCTGGGGGCCGTGGGAGCGGTGGTGCCTCTCCTGCCCGCGTTCCCGTTCCTGATGCTCGCGGCGTTCTGCTTTGCCAAGAGCTCCGAGCGCTTGCACGCCTGGTTCACGGGCACCTCCCTCTACAAGAAGAACCTCGAGAGCTACGTGGCGGGACAGGGCATGGACTGGGCGACCAAGATTCGCGTGATGGTGACGGTCACCGTCCTCATGTCCATTGGCTTCGTCATGATGCATGCGGTGCGCGTGGGGCAGGTCGTCCTGTTCTGCGTGTGGGTCTTCCACATCCTCTACTTCTGTTTTGTGGTGAAGACCCGCAGGGCCGCGGCATGA
- a CDS encoding DUF6796 family protein: MAPAVPLLATGLVGSLIMFAGDMLLYFTPGAYDMDGTLRPYARIMRDLPEGRVRLGGLLGPVAAFLYVVGFAGLPMLGMGELPWLMWAVAALLSFALVCGGAYHAQYPYLALAARAGDEGLVGRVADSIMALQRLGTVPMYVAFVLLGVLVALGWTTLPQWAVVLTPLVTSFLGFAWLRVPQPFRCVLFGGWSNLVLTIMFAAMLAFVLV, from the coding sequence ATGGCGCCCGCAGTCCCACTCCTTGCAACCGGTCTCGTTGGCTCGCTCATCATGTTTGCGGGCGACATGCTGCTGTACTTCACGCCCGGCGCCTACGACATGGACGGCACCCTTCGTCCCTACGCTCGGATCATGCGCGACCTGCCCGAGGGACGCGTGCGGCTGGGCGGCCTGCTCGGGCCCGTTGCCGCGTTCCTCTACGTTGTTGGGTTTGCGGGGCTGCCGATGCTTGGGATGGGGGAGCTCCCCTGGCTGATGTGGGCGGTGGCCGCGCTCCTCTCCTTTGCCCTCGTCTGCGGAGGTGCCTACCACGCGCAGTACCCGTACCTCGCGCTCGCGGCGCGCGCGGGCGACGAGGGGCTGGTCGGGCGGGTCGCCGACAGCATCATGGCGCTCCAGCGCCTGGGCACCGTCCCGATGTACGTAGCGTTCGTGCTGCTCGGCGTGCTCGTCGCGCTCGGATGGACGACGCTCCCGCAATGGGCGGTCGTGCTCACTCCTCTTGTGACGTCGTTTCTCGGCTTTGCGTGGTTGCGCGTGCCCCAGCCGTTCCGCTGCGTGCTCTTCGGAGGCTGGAGCAACCTCGTGCTCACCATCATGTTCGCCGCGATGCTGGCCTTTGTGCTGGTATAG
- a CDS encoding nucleotidyl transferase AbiEii/AbiGii toxin family protein: MTNSIYKTPAEFDRAVKKAASKAEGDTGERYRQALRDRFLCRVFSDSENRFILKGGSGMLARVPNARATRDADFATRKNESPGEIVNALNELLAVDMGDYCRFVLTRREESKDDNGYSRLLKLRYATYIGDEEKDPVLVDLSLDCEVTLPPEKLTPANRLDVPGLEVQDYLVYSIEDQLADKLCAIAETHHRGWKSSRMKDLTDVIAYALTQSPSSDGLSAAIANECARRSMGVPQEFEAPGEWNAGYWSFSLKTKTPEEYQSFDQSCSLASELFDPILKGQIDNKKWNPDTLAWE, encoded by the coding sequence GTGACAAACAGCATCTACAAGACTCCCGCCGAATTCGATCGGGCCGTCAAGAAGGCAGCGAGCAAGGCGGAGGGCGATACCGGGGAGCGCTATCGGCAGGCCCTGCGCGACCGCTTCCTCTGCCGCGTGTTCTCCGATTCCGAAAACCGCTTCATCCTCAAAGGTGGAAGCGGCATGCTCGCCCGCGTGCCGAACGCCCGCGCGACACGCGATGCGGACTTCGCGACGCGAAAGAACGAATCTCCCGGCGAGATCGTGAACGCGCTCAACGAGCTGCTCGCTGTCGACATGGGCGATTACTGTCGCTTCGTGCTAACGAGGCGTGAAGAGTCGAAGGACGACAACGGGTACTCAAGGCTGCTGAAACTACGCTACGCCACCTATATCGGCGACGAAGAGAAGGACCCCGTGCTGGTCGACCTGTCGCTCGACTGCGAGGTAACGCTTCCGCCCGAAAAGCTCACTCCCGCAAACAGGTTGGACGTGCCAGGACTCGAGGTGCAGGACTATCTCGTCTACTCGATCGAGGATCAGCTTGCCGACAAGCTATGCGCGATCGCAGAAACGCACCACAGAGGATGGAAATCATCCAGGATGAAAGATCTCACGGACGTCATCGCGTACGCGCTTACCCAGTCGCCGTCGTCCGATGGTTTGAGCGCGGCAATCGCAAATGAGTGCGCCCGACGCTCCATGGGCGTGCCGCAAGAATTCGAAGCCCCTGGTGAATGGAACGCCGGCTACTGGTCTTTCTCCCTAAAGACAAAGACGCCAGAAGAGTATCAATCGTTCGACCAATCATGCAGCTTGGCCTCGGAGCTGTTCGACCCCATATTGAAGGGGCAGATAGACAATAAGAAATGGAATCCCGATACCCTGGCGTGGGAATGA
- a CDS encoding type IV toxin-antitoxin system AbiEi family antitoxin domain-containing protein has translation MKSLDALNILNDLSASQQGVFTSAQARSLGIERLVLSRLETHGQIERIAHGVYRSCAAPSFREGDVWAAWLALYPRARAWERRRDGSQGAASHGTAAWLLQLGELNPAPITFILPIRKQTRRDSVRLVKAPLHPKEVTTVKGIPTTIPTRTILDLLRDGEDLSLIANVLYDARKTCREVEERAFADKVDELGGRYGLEKGRSLYERLGGLK, from the coding sequence ATGAAATCACTGGATGCCCTCAACATACTCAACGATCTCTCGGCCTCACAGCAAGGTGTGTTCACCTCTGCGCAAGCGCGCAGCCTCGGCATCGAGAGGCTCGTACTCTCCCGCCTCGAGACTCATGGCCAGATAGAGCGCATCGCACATGGCGTATACCGCTCGTGCGCTGCGCCCTCGTTCAGAGAAGGGGATGTTTGGGCGGCGTGGCTCGCGCTCTATCCAAGAGCTCGAGCCTGGGAGCGTCGACGCGACGGCTCTCAAGGCGCGGCATCCCATGGTACCGCCGCATGGCTCCTGCAACTCGGCGAGCTGAACCCCGCACCCATTACGTTCATCCTTCCTATCAGAAAGCAAACGCGACGAGACAGCGTGCGCCTGGTGAAGGCACCCCTTCACCCTAAAGAGGTGACGACGGTCAAAGGCATCCCCACAACAATCCCGACAAGAACCATCCTCGACCTGCTTCGTGACGGAGAAGACCTCAGCCTCATCGCCAACGTTCTATATGACGCCAGGAAAACCTGTCGCGAGGTCGAAGAACGCGCCTTCGCCGACAAGGTAGACGAGCTCGGCGGACGTTACGGACTGGAGAAAGGCCGCTCTTTGTACGAGAGGCTAGGGGGATTGAAGTGA
- a CDS encoding DNA alkylation repair protein, whose translation MNEASERIRRELEALADPAYRDFQGRLVPTVDTGRILGVRTPDLRALAKKLVRERPDDARAFLSELPHATYDEMNLHGELIGRVAGTPEEAFDLLDAFLPHVDNWATCDLIRVPAFRRDLPAVLERIRAWVASEPEYAVRFGVVQLTALFLGDAFEPSQLELVTVIDRPEYYINMARAWYFSFALIKQPEATLPLFERRPPALDAWTHNKALQKARESRRVTAEQKAYLQSLKV comes from the coding sequence ATGAACGAGGCATCAGAGCGGATTCGCCGCGAGCTCGAGGCGCTTGCGGACCCCGCATACCGCGACTTCCAGGGACGGCTCGTGCCCACCGTCGATACGGGGCGCATCCTCGGCGTGCGCACGCCGGACCTGCGCGCCCTCGCCAAGAAGCTCGTTCGCGAGCGCCCGGACGACGCTCGCGCGTTTCTCAGCGAGCTGCCCCACGCCACCTACGACGAGATGAACCTCCACGGCGAGCTCATCGGCCGGGTGGCCGGAACGCCCGAGGAGGCGTTCGACCTGCTCGACGCGTTTCTCCCGCACGTTGACAACTGGGCGACCTGCGACCTCATACGCGTGCCCGCCTTCCGGCGTGACCTGCCAGCGGTGCTCGAGCGCATCCGGGCGTGGGTGGCCTCCGAGCCTGAGTACGCGGTCCGCTTTGGCGTGGTCCAGCTCACGGCGCTCTTCCTGGGCGACGCCTTCGAGCCCTCCCAGCTCGAGCTCGTCACCGTAATCGACCGCCCCGAGTACTACATCAACATGGCGCGCGCCTGGTACTTCTCGTTCGCGCTCATCAAGCAACCCGAGGCGACGCTTCCCCTCTTCGAGCGCCGGCCTCCCGCCCTCGACGCCTGGACGCACAACAAGGCGCTCCAGAAGGCGCGCGAGAGCAGGCGCGTGACGGCGGAGCAGAAGGCCTATCTCCAGTCGCTCAAGGTGTGA
- a CDS encoding RNA polymerase sigma factor: protein MDWSRGGADEAERLVGEHYADVLRYCRRHAPAGLAEDAAQETFLRFVRARARYRERGSARAYLVTIARNVCADMARSRAVAWEELPESLAGEGEPGDADDLRDLAHALALLPRAQREALELRYGQGLRVGEVALALGVSRFAASRAISSALGALRESLDPSCERGES, encoded by the coding sequence ATGGACTGGTCCCGAGGGGGCGCCGACGAGGCGGAGCGCCTGGTGGGGGAGCACTACGCCGACGTGCTGCGCTACTGCCGCAGGCACGCCCCGGCGGGGCTCGCCGAGGACGCCGCCCAGGAGACGTTCCTGCGCTTCGTACGCGCCCGGGCGCGCTATCGGGAGCGTGGCAGCGCGCGGGCGTATCTCGTCACCATCGCGCGCAACGTCTGCGCCGACATGGCGCGCAGCCGAGCCGTGGCGTGGGAGGAGCTGCCCGAGTCGCTCGCTGGCGAGGGAGAGCCGGGAGACGCCGACGATCTCCGCGACCTCGCGCACGCGCTCGCACTCCTGCCCCGGGCCCAGCGAGAGGCGCTGGAGCTCCGCTACGGCCAGGGCCTCAGGGTGGGCGAGGTCGCCCTGGCTCTGGGCGTGAGCAGGTTCGCGGCGTCGAGGGCCATCTCCTCGGCGCTCGGGGCGCTGAGGGAGAGCCTGGATCCTTCCTGCGAGAGAGGGGAGAGCTGA
- a CDS encoding ABC transporter ATP-binding protein, producing MELTLDRLTREFGPKIAVDRVSATLAPGVYGLLGANGAGKTTLMRMVCGVLRPTSGEVRYDGAPVERMGDAYRALLGYLPQDFGYYPEFTALDFMEYMAALKGLSRGDARDRSLALLDRVGLAGEERRRIRTFSGGMRQRLGIAQAVLNDPEVLVLDEPTAGLDPKERVRFRNLIAGFARDKIVLLSTHIVSDVEHIADEILVMRAGAVVLSGPPAELVAEAEGKVWEATVPAERAEELEAALTVGNVRHAEGGHVLLRYVADEPQVPGSAPVEPTLEDLYLYLFRDGAAAGAGAPRASRGAHFKEDRHG from the coding sequence ATGGAACTGACGCTCGACCGGCTGACCCGCGAGTTCGGGCCCAAGATCGCCGTGGACCGCGTGAGCGCAACGCTCGCGCCCGGCGTCTACGGCCTGCTCGGGGCCAACGGCGCAGGCAAGACCACGCTCATGCGGATGGTGTGCGGCGTGCTACGCCCCACCTCCGGCGAGGTGCGCTACGACGGAGCGCCCGTCGAGCGCATGGGCGACGCCTACCGCGCGCTTCTCGGCTATCTGCCGCAGGACTTTGGCTACTACCCCGAGTTCACGGCGCTCGACTTCATGGAGTACATGGCGGCCCTCAAGGGGCTGTCGCGAGGGGACGCGCGAGACCGCTCGCTCGCGCTGCTCGACCGCGTGGGGCTCGCCGGCGAGGAGCGCCGCCGCATCCGGACCTTCTCCGGCGGCATGCGCCAGCGCCTCGGCATCGCGCAGGCCGTCCTCAACGACCCCGAGGTCCTCGTGCTCGACGAGCCCACGGCGGGCCTCGACCCCAAGGAGCGCGTGCGCTTCCGCAACCTCATCGCCGGCTTCGCGCGCGACAAGATCGTCCTGCTCTCCACCCACATCGTCTCCGACGTGGAGCACATCGCGGACGAGATCCTCGTGATGCGCGCGGGCGCCGTGGTGCTCTCGGGGCCGCCGGCTGAGCTCGTGGCCGAGGCCGAGGGCAAGGTCTGGGAGGCCACGGTTCCCGCCGAGCGGGCCGAGGAGCTCGAGGCCGCGCTCACGGTGGGCAACGTCCGCCACGCGGAGGGCGGTCACGTGCTTTTGCGCTACGTGGCCGACGAGCCGCAGGTGCCGGGCTCGGCGCCGGTGGAGCCCACGCTCGAGGACCTGTACCTGTATCTGTTCCGCGACGGTGCGGCTGCCGGGGCCGGTGCCCCGCGCGCCTCCCGCGGCGCCCACTTCAAGGAGGACCGCCATGGCTAG
- a CDS encoding ABC transporter permease subunit produces MARLILFELKKMLSRRVALAANIGVAVFLVGIMALNVVQNKTANAHGQIVSGTEAIAVARAEAEKYAGPVSAERAAQDIAAYQERLFARIDRDEVTQMTGSAVYDLMFQSFSDEEVYELYNPYWSWLLRPWRVSGEEPAQTAARVTPEMAADWYGAVAKLTQQALDDGQGGMWEYSEAERAYWTDLRAGMPTPVTYGYSGGWDNVVNCAAFLVFAILAVCVTLAPTFSFEYGSGADAVVLATRRGRSSLVVAKVVAALAYATAYFALCAAVIVGVSLAFYGADGFGLSIQSMALSSPYPLTAGQAALACVGLMYAACMGFACLTLALSSRTRSTLAVFLTDVVLVLLTGLVPSAGVGVLERALALFPLNFANFSVPFSALESYPLGPVVLDVISMVLLVYAALVLVATPVAAVSFRRHQVA; encoded by the coding sequence ATGGCTAGGCTCATCCTGTTCGAGCTCAAGAAGATGCTCTCCCGCCGTGTGGCGCTCGCGGCCAATATTGGCGTGGCCGTGTTCCTCGTGGGAATCATGGCGCTCAACGTGGTGCAGAACAAGACGGCGAACGCCCACGGCCAGATCGTCTCCGGCACCGAGGCCATCGCGGTGGCGCGCGCGGAGGCCGAGAAGTACGCCGGGCCGGTGAGCGCCGAGCGCGCCGCGCAGGACATCGCCGCCTACCAGGAGCGGCTCTTCGCGCGCATCGACCGCGACGAGGTGACCCAGATGACGGGCTCGGCCGTCTACGACCTCATGTTCCAGAGCTTCTCCGACGAGGAGGTCTACGAGCTCTACAACCCGTACTGGAGCTGGCTGCTGAGGCCGTGGCGCGTCTCGGGCGAGGAGCCGGCCCAGACGGCGGCGCGCGTGACGCCCGAGATGGCGGCGGACTGGTACGGCGCGGTGGCTAAGCTTACCCAGCAGGCGCTCGACGACGGCCAGGGTGGCATGTGGGAATACTCCGAGGCGGAGCGCGCCTACTGGACGGACCTGCGCGCTGGGATGCCGACGCCCGTTACCTACGGCTACTCGGGCGGCTGGGACAACGTCGTCAACTGCGCGGCGTTTCTCGTCTTTGCGATCCTGGCGGTCTGCGTGACGCTGGCGCCCACGTTCTCCTTCGAGTATGGCTCCGGCGCGGATGCGGTGGTGCTCGCCACCCGGCGCGGGCGCTCGTCGCTCGTGGTGGCCAAGGTCGTGGCGGCGCTTGCCTACGCCACGGCGTACTTCGCGCTCTGCGCGGCCGTCATCGTGGGCGTATCGCTTGCCTTCTACGGGGCGGACGGCTTCGGGCTCTCCATCCAGAGCATGGCGCTCTCCTCGCCCTACCCGCTCACGGCGGGCCAGGCCGCGCTCGCATGCGTGGGCCTCATGTACGCCGCGTGCATGGGCTTTGCGTGCCTCACGCTCGCTCTGTCCTCGCGCACCCGCTCTACGCTCGCGGTCTTCTTGACAGATGTGGTGCTCGTGCTGCTCACGGGGCTCGTGCCCTCCGCCGGTGTGGGCGTCCTCGAGCGCGCGCTCGCGCTCTTCCCGCTCAACTTTGCCAACTTCAGCGTGCCCTTCTCGGCGCTCGAGTCCTACCCGCTGGGGCCGGTCGTGCTCGACGTCATCAGCATGGTGCTTCTCGTCTACGCGGCGCTCGTGCTCGTGGCGACCCCGGTGGCCGCGGTCTCCTTCCGCCGGCACCAGGTGGCGTAG